From Oncorhynchus mykiss isolate Arlee chromosome 6, USDA_OmykA_1.1, whole genome shotgun sequence, the proteins below share one genomic window:
- the LOC110526485 gene encoding CBY1-interacting BAR domain-containing protein 2 — MNTIFSRDRQIKSMELTVSHAEKYLGQFCSLLASYTRKTGKLRDQADMLVRQLNDFSNTEDPELRTCLKNLAEDLAMVQDYRQAEIERLETKVVTPLKAYGDIVENKRADLKRFNADRDRALKELQKLEKLQQKDPSNRQRISQAEVNAQKATNDAHRSTRQLEETISDFQRQKLEDIKRIFTDFITVEMVFHAKALEVYTHTFQNLDSMDIDKDLELFIGRIRVSDSPLDNQTLLPSSMAHQPSPTLGSSLKHTAESAKKSRSSILQRQRGVEEEEEDEEEEYESEIEAQQSRQSYASQYTQILRQKN, encoded by the exons ATGAACACCATCTTCTCAAG agacagacagataaagagcATGGAGCTGACAGTGAGCCATGCTGAGAAGTACCTGGGTCAGTTCTGCAGCCTGCTGGCCTCTTACACCAGGAAGACAGGCAAGCTGAGGGACCAGGCTGACATGCTGGTCAGACAGCTCAATGACTTCTCGAATACTGAGGACCCAGAGCTCCGTACCTGTCTGAAGAACCTGGCTGAAGACCTGGCCATGGTGCAGGACTACCGCCAGGCtgag ATAGAGAGGCTGGAGACCAAAGTCGTCACTCCCCTCAAAGCCTATGGAGATATAGTTGAAAACAAGAGA GCAGATCTGAAGAGGTTCAATGCTGATCGGGACAGAGCGCTGAAAGAGCTGCAGAAACTGGAGAAACTCCAGCAGAAGGATCCCTCCAATAGACAAAGAATT TCACAG GCAGAGGTGAATGCTCAGAAGGCGACCAATGATGCTCACCGCAGCACCAGACAACTGGAGGAGACCATCAGTGACTTCCAGAGACAGAAACTGGAGGACATCAAG AGGATCTTCACAGACTTCATcacagtggagatggtgttccATGCCAAGGCTCTTGAGGtctacacacacaccttccagaaCCTGGACAGCATGGACATAGACAAAGACCtggag CTGTTCATTGGGAGGATCAGGGTGTCTGACAGCCCTCTGGACAACCAGACCCTGCTGCCCTCCTCTATGGCCCACCAGCCTAGTCCCACCCTGGGCTCCAGCCTCAAACACACTGCTGAATCAGCCAAGAAG TCCCGTAGCAGCATCCTACAGCGCcagaggggtgtagaggaggaggaggaggatgaagaggaggagtatGAGTCAGAGATAGAGGCTCAGCAGAGCAGGCAATCCTACGCCTCTCAATACACCCAAATACTCAGACAGAAGAACTGA